A genomic segment from Bradysia coprophila strain Holo2 chromosome III, BU_Bcop_v1, whole genome shotgun sequence encodes:
- the LOC119074333 gene encoding arginine-glutamic acid dipeptide repeats protein isoform X3 has translation MAASTQGEIRVGSGHQAKLPDYEPIENYKEVDERELEEKRWSPAIVLDGDLLMYLRAARSMAAFQGMCDGGSPEDGCMAASRDDTTINAFDVLHDSGYDPGKALQALVKCPVPKGIDKKWTEDETKKFIKGLRQFGKNFFRIHKDLLPHKETPELVEFYYLWKKTPGANNNRPHRRRRAGSLRRNRVTRASNAPTNKKEETPEPTSTDTRPASITKEDNSSLTEDDASECESDSSTTNKRSTSNNTEILGDESPSRMRTRNKQAKDQSSNKRPKRGTDTPDTANDNPKTPNKNDKRKSTNNKPETPKAKKRPNIDVDADNDTSEDKDKRKRCDSPTESINSDSRPESVIDDQENTSEPPESSLSVHVPKDSEEKLEDPLSIAIMEPLSCVSSNEKDEEVEEESNQEPSIVDPSSEQAEPDPVVDDNAEVKVETKLPNEEEEEEQNTVPTENIPVTGSSQPEETFAPQPNPATTAVTSVINAAVSPSSFAAKEEEMVSAIANIKQETTSATTGAVNYASKDVLYIKKEPGDDSTDNSNSNEPHDLKVKVEIKTEKKPEASEQEPKFEEDHTAVAKPPSFEGHIKYGMTDPHMKYGMEATKYGDPMKFSHENPSKYPPDMTMKYPPQETLKYNPDGVMKYDMKPYMENPQKYTDESMKPYPENPMKMEQPQVLKGGPYQTEPADMKYNPESQHKYTMPPEALKYENDEGAAGMNKHSYPEPHSAHRSPYDQPQSMMKFGEQMSKFHGMPPSASNPQDLKYLPEMKYRVQDGSVKSQYSADNLIKSSAYPDHLSSMKYPPTDIDNSARSTPNQDSQGSNSNFQTQLHPHGNIPSPQTRAGSPQNQSPHLNQSQSTPLILSHPGLPSHHGSSHLPSNHPSLLSSSASPTVTPGGLTQQSQHLHGTANMPLGMSSGLNPANPSILPPTSTSSTHPTLHRPHQDIPSPLHHPLVGFGSHTSSSHNQSPSAPANNSRNESDRLERRDSGLHHRASPVGGMIPGSSSGLLTHPAIPHMHLGGPPTVPSVALPLLSSHHPSHLGPPLLPPNSSVPNAPLPLISSHSGSGLSDGRHTPISVPPSSTHAPTPTTASSAFSRTSPSVQYASLPPSSAHRTSSPSQPPNSLTRGSPLHLPHHSSASALSAAAAAAAERDRQALMRQQSPHMTPPPVSSSSLIASPLSKMYGQPPRSLGASSPPHHLRPGASPPVLRHPQMPLPLPLTGSMPTPMGMHPAHNPYSHHLIHPMFYPHQHNPFNAPYASYHPYSPAGYQFMARPPPPNAALEASVMSHHQSVPPRCDEPPAHVDKQMSISNSPSIHKQIKPPAPKTPQGSSSSGSNSGAGPYPSPHQYSQPHQFAESPLSAGKTSHMDALRAHAHSASSGLSHHPTDPVHVDIEPDPEPEVPSPTHNIQRGPSPDCKPDDTECHRSQSAIFVRRCDRGDYNSCTRTDLEFKPVADSKLARKREERDRKLAEKERERRQQQQQQAAQQQQQAAAAQQQQQQQQQQQQQQQQQQHQQQQAQQAAAQQQAQQQAAQQAKMKSEIKPYVDTPALRQLSEYARPHGFSPVEPMVPYHHPMGPMYSREREFEDLKNAQAAAAASSRLDPHWMEFYRMRGLHPSQFPLYPNQAAISQLERERLGIPPSHHGLDPNDPMIRLAGEFHAHSHTHLHLHSQQQQEAVGFQLPPNVPPYPRPNMLLGREHNPEVLLRMSYADQLQAAEFRQTMDRAHTLHEQYFSARLVADFLREMELYFTLFDHMR, from the exons ATGGCGGCCTCCACTCAGGGAGAAATCAGAGTGGGTTCCGGCCACCAG GCAAAACTTCCCGATTACGAACcaattgaaaattacaaagaAGTTGATGAACGTGAATTAGAAGAAAAACGATGGAGTCCTGCAATTGTATTAGACGGCGATTTGTTAATGTACTTACGAGCTGCTAGATCTATGGCAGCATTTCAAGGTATGTGTGATGGGGGATCTCCAGAAGACGGATGTATGGCAGCGAGTCGTGATGATACTACAATAAACGCATTTGATGTT CTACATGATTCTGGATATGACCCAGGCAAAGCGTTGCAAGCATTAGTTAAGTGCCCTGTACCAAAGGGAATCGATAAAAAATGGACTGAAgatgaaacaaagaaatttattaaagGTTTGAGACAATTTGGAAAGAACTTTTTCCGAATACACAAGGATTTATTGCCGCACAAAGAAACT CCCGAATTAGTGGAATTTTACTATTTATGGAAGAAAACGCCCGGTGCCAACAATAATCGACCACATAGACGTCGACGGGCAGGTTCACTTCGACGGAATCGAGTGACCCGTGCAAGTAATGCACCAACAAATAAAAAGGAAGAAACTCCTGAACCGACCTCAACAGACACACGACCAGCATCGATAACGAAAGAGGATAATAGCTCATTGACAGAGGACGATGCAAGCGAGTGTGAAAGTGATTCGAGTACGACAAATAAAC GTTCGACATCAAATAATACTGAAATTCTTGGTGACGAGTCTCCATCGAGAATGAGGACTCGCAATAAGCAAGCCAAAGATCAATCCAGTAACAAGCGCCCGAAACGAGGTACTGATACTCCTGATACGGCTAACGATAATCCAAAAACACCCaacaaaaatgacaaaagAAAAAGCACCAATAATAAGCCAGAAACGCCAAAGGCAAAGAAACGTCCCAATATTGACGTGGATGCTGACAATGACACATCCGAGGACAAAGATAAACGTAAACGATGTGAT AGTCCCACTGAAAGCATCAACTCTGACAGTCGACCAGAATCTGTCATTGATGATCAGGAGAATACGAGTGAGCCTCCAGAGAGCTCTCTATCTGTTCATGTACCTAAAGATTCAGAAGAAAAACTGGAAGATCCTCTGTCCATAGCCATTATGGAACCACTCTCATGCGTCAGCAGCAATGAAAAGGACGAAGAAGTGGAAGAAGAATCGAATCAAGAACCTTCAATCGTTGATCCGAGCAGTGAACAAGCTGAACCAGATCCAGTTGTAGACGATAATGCAGAGGTGAAAGTCGAAACCAAGTTACcgaacgaagaagaagaagaggaaCAGAACACTGTGCCAACGGAAAATATCCCGGTAACGGGTTCCAGTCAACCAGAAGAGACGTTTGCACCACAACCAAATCCAGCGACTACGGCAGTTACTTCTGTTATAAATGCTGCAGTTTCTCCCAGCTCATTTGCTGCTAAGGAAGAGGAAATGGTTTCCGCTATAGCGAATATCAAGCAGGAAACGACCTCAGCTACCACAGGAGCTGTAAACTATGCTTCTAAAGATGTTTTGTACATCAAAAAGGAGCCTGGAGATGATTCTACAGACAATAGCAACAGTAATGAACCGCATGACTTGAAGGTCAAAGTCGAAATAAAGACTGAAAAGAAGCCAGAAGCGTCTGAACAGGAACCGAAATTCGAGGAAGATCACACTGCTGTTGCGAAACCACCATCATTCGAAGGGCATATAAAATACGGAATGACTGATCCTCACATGAAATACGGGATGGAAGCTACGAAGTATGGCGAtccaatgaaattttcacatGAGAATCCGAGCAAATATCCGCCTGATATGACTATGAAGTATCCACCACAAGAGACATTAAAATATAATCCCGATGGAGTGATGAAGTATGACATGAAGCCATACAtggaaaatcctcaaaaataCACGGACGAATCAATGAAACCGTACCCGGAGAATCCAATGAAAATGGAACAGCCACAAGTGCTGAAAGGAGGTCCATATCAAACAGAACCAGCTGACATGAAATATAATCCAGAGAGCCAGCACAAGTATACAATGCCGCCAGAAGCACTGAAGTATGAAAACGACGAAGGGGCCGCAGGTATGAACAAACACTCCTACCCCGAACCACACTCTGCTCATCGATCTCCATACGATCAACCGCAGTCTATGATGAAATTTGGAGAACAAATGTCGAAATTCCATGGAATGCCACCGAGTGCTTCAAATCCACAAGATTTGAAGTATTTACCAGAAATGAAGTACCGCGTTCAAGATGGCTCCGTAAAATCACAATACTCTGCGGACAACTTGATTAAAAGTTCGGCTTATCCCGATCATCTTAGTTCGATGAAATACCCACCGACGGATATCGATAACTCGGCACGGTCCACTCCGAATCAGGATAGTCAGGGAAGTAACAGCAATTTCCAGACACAGCTTCATCCACATGGAAATATTCCGTCGCCACAAACAAGAGCTGGCTCTCCACAAAATCAGTCACCACATTTAAATCAATCTCAATCGACTCCACTGATACTTAGTCATCCTGGTCTCCCCAGTCATCACGGCAGCAGTCATCTACCTTCGAATCATCCATCACTACTATCCTCAAGTGCATCACCAACTGTTACACCTGGTGGCCTTACGCAGCAATCACAACACTTGCATGGAACTGCAAATATGCCTCTTGGCATGTCTAGTGGATTGAATCCAGCGAATCCGTCGATACTTCCCCCAACTAGTACTTCTTCTACACATCCAACGTTGCATCGACCTCACCAAGATATACCATCTCCGCTACATCATCCATTAGTTGGTTTTGGGTCGCATACGTCGAGTAGTCACAATCAGAGCCCATCGGCACCAGCCAACAATTCAAGAAATGAATCAGATCGACTCGAAAGAAGAGATAGCGGACTACATCACCGTGCGTCGCCTGTTGGTGGAATGATTCCTGGGAGCAGTTCGGGATTGCTCACTCATCCAGCGATTCCACATATGCATCTTGGTGGACCGCCGACCGTTCCATCTGTTGCTTTGCCACTATTATCATCGCATCATCCAAGTCATTTGGGGCCACCATTGCTACCTCCAAACTCTTCTGTACCAAATGCTCCATTGCCTCTGATCAGCAGTCATTCTGGAAGTGGTTTGAGCGATGGCCGACATACACCAATTTCTGTTCCGCCATCTTCGACACACGCCCCAACGCCAACCACTGCTAGTTCAGCATTTAGTCGTACAAGTCCAAGTGTTCAGTATGCTTCGTTACCACCTTCGTCTGCTCATCGCACAAGTTCTCCATCACAACCACCGAATAGTTTAACAAGAGGAAGTCCGCTACATTTACCACACCATTCATCTGCATCAGCCTTGTCTGCGGCTGCAGCAGCAGCTGCTGAACGTGATCGTCAAGCTTTAATGCGTCAGCAATCACCACATATGACACCTCCGCCAGTGTCATCATCATCGCTGATAGCAAGTCCATtaagcaaaatgtatggacaGCCGCCAAGATCGTTGGGCGCATCGTCTCCACCACATCACTTGCGACCAGGAGCTTCACCTCCAGTTCTCCGACATCCACAAATGCCTCTTCCACTTCCATTAACTGGAAGTATGCCTACACCAATGGGAATGCATCCAGCACATAATCCTTACTCTCACCATTTGATTCATCCAATGTTCTATCCGCATCAACACAATCCATTCAACGCTCCGTACGCCTCTTATCATCCGTATTCTCCAGCTGGCTATCAATTTATGGCTAGACCGCCACCTCCGAATGCAGCACTTGAAGCGAGTGTCATGTCTCACCATCAAAGTGTTCCACCACGATGTGACGAACCGCCAGCACATGTGGACAAACAAATGTCCATATCCAATTCACCGAGCATTCACAAACAG ATTAAACCTCCAGCACCTAAAACTCCACAGGGAAGTAGTAGCAGCGGAAGTAACAGTGGAGCAGGACCGTATCCGAGTCCACATCAATATTCTCAACCACATCAATTTGCCGAATCGCCATTGTCGGCGGGTAAAACAAGCCACATGGATGCGTTGAGAGCACATGCACATTCGGCTAGTAGCGGACTGAGTCATCATCCAACAGATCCTGTTCATGTCGATATCGAACCAGATCCTGAACCAGAAGTTCCTAGCCCTACACATAACATACAGCGCGGTCCTAGTCCCGATTGTAAGCCGGATGATACAGAATGCCATCGTTCGCAGTCGGCAAT ATTTGTTCGCCGATGTGACCGTGGTGATTACAATTCATGCACACGAACCGATCTCGAGTTCAAGCCTGTTGCAGATTCGAAATTAGCAAGAAAGCGAGAGGAACGGGATCGGAAATTGGCCGAGAAGGAACGTGAACGTCgtcaacagcaacaacagcaaGCTGctcaacagcaacaacaagcTGCAGCTGcccaacagcagcagcagcagcaacaacagcaacaacaacaacagcagcagcaacagcaCCAGCAACAACAGGCCCAACAAGCTGCCGCTCAACAACAAGCTCAACAACAGGCTGCACAACAAGCCAAAATGAAATCGGAAATCAAACCGTATGTCGACACACCAGCATTGAGACAGTTGTCCGAGTATGCTAGACCGCATGGTTTCAG TCCTGTTGAACCGATGGTTCCATATCATCATCCAATGGGGCCAATGTACAGTAGAGAGAG agaATTTGAGGATCTGAAAAATGCTCAAGCTGCAGCTGCTGCGTCTTCGAGACTTGATCCACATTGGATGGAATTTTACAGGATGCG CGGTCTTCATCCATCCCAATTCCCCCTTTATCCGAACCAAGCAGCTATATCTCAACTGGAACGCGAACGACTTGGCATACCTCCTTCACATCATGGACTTGATCCGAACGATCCAATG ATACGATTGGCTGGCGAATTTCACGCCCATTCTCATACTCATTTACATTTGCATTCACAGCAACAGCAAGAAGCAGTCGGATTCCAGCTACCAC CCAACGTACCACCATATCCACGACCGAATATGTTATTGGGGAGGGAACACAATCCGGAAGTTTTGCTGCGTATGTCCTACGCTGATCAATTGCAG GCGGCCGAGTTCCGACAGACGATGGATCGAGCGCATACATTGCACGAACAGTACTTCAG TGCAAGACTTGTCGCGGATTTTCTAAGAGAAATGGAGCTTTATTTTACTCTATTTGATCATATGCGGTAG
- the LOC119074333 gene encoding arginine-glutamic acid dipeptide repeats protein isoform X4 gives MAASTQGEIRVGSGHQVNDVYAKLPDYEPIENYKEVDERELEEKRWSPAIVLDGDLLMYLRAARSMAAFQGMCDGGSPEDGCMAASRDDTTINAFDVLHDSGYDPGKALQALVKCPVPKGIDKKWTEDETKKFIKGLRQFGKNFFRIHKDLLPHKETPELVEFYYLWKKTPGANNNRPHRRRRAGSLRRNRVTRASNAPTNKKEETPEPTSTDTRPASITKEDNSSLTEDDASECESDSSTTNKRSTSNNTEILGDESPSRMRTRNKQAKDQSSNKRPKRGTDTPDTANDNPKTPNKNDKRKSTNNKPETPKAKKRPNIDVDADNDTSEDKDKRKRCDSPTESINSDSRPESVIDDQENTSEPPESSLSVHVPKDSEEKLEDPLSIAIMEPLSCVSSNEKDEEVEEESNQEPSIVDPSSEQAEPDPVVDDNAEVKVETKLPNEEEEEEQNTVPTENIPVTGSSQPEETFAPQPNPATTAVTSVINAAVSPSSFAAKEEEMVSAIANIKQETTSATTGAVNYASKDVLYIKKEPGDDSTDNSNSNEPHDLKVKVEIKTEKKPEASEQEPKFEEDHTAVAKPPSFEGHIKYGMTDPHMKYGMEATKYGDPMKFSHENPSKYPPDMTMKYPPQETLKYNPDGVMKYDMKPYMENPQKYTDESMKPYPENPMKMEQPQVLKGGPYQTEPADMKYNPESQHKYTMPPEALKYENDEGAAGMNKHSYPEPHSAHRSPYDQPQSMMKFGEQMSKFHGMPPSASNPQDLKYLPEMKYRVQDGSVKSQYSADNLIKSSAYPDHLSSMKYPPTDIDNSARSTPNQDSQGSNSNFQTQLHPHGNIPSPQTRAGSPQNQSPHLNQSQSTPLILSHPGLPSHHGSSHLPSNHPSLLSSSASPTVTPGGLTQQSQHLHGTANMPLGMSSGLNPANPSILPPTSTSSTHPTLHRPHQDIPSPLHHPLVGFGSHTSSSHNQSPSAPANNSRNESDRLERRDSGLHHRASPVGGMIPGSSSGLLTHPAIPHMHLGGPPTVPSVALPLLSSHHPSHLGPPLLPPNSSVPNAPLPLISSHSGSGLSDGRHTPISVPPSSTHAPTPTTASSAFSRTSPSVQYASLPPSSAHRTSSPSQPPNSLTRGSPLHLPHHSSASALSAAAAAAAERDRQALMRQQSPHMTPPPVSSSSLIASPLSKMYGQPPRSLGASSPPHHLRPGASPPVLRHPQMPLPLPLTGSMPTPMGMHPAHNPYSHHLIHPMFYPHQHNPFNAPYASYHPYSPAGYQFMARPPPPNAALEASVMSHHQSVPPRCDEPPAHVDKQMSISNSPSIHKQIKPPAPKTPQGSSSSGSNSGAGPYPSPHQYSQPHQFAESPLSAGKTSHMDALRAHAHSASSGLSHHPTDPVHVDIEPDPEPEVPSPTHNIQRGPSPDCKPDDTECHRSQSAIFVRRCDRGDYNSCTRTDLEFKPVADSKLARKREERDRKLAEKERERRQQQQQQAAQQQQQAAAAQQQQQQQQQQQQQQQQQQHQQQQAQQAAAQQQAQQQAAQQAKMKSEIKPYVDTPALRQLSEYARPHGFSPVEPMVPYHHPMGPMYSREREFEDLKNAQAAAAASSRLDPHWMEFYRMRGLHPSQFPLYPNQAAISQLERERLGIPPSHHGLDPNDPMIRLAGEFHAHSHTHLHLHSQQQQEAVGFQLPPNVPPYPRPNMLLGREHNPEVLLRMSYADQLQAAEFRQTMDRAHTLHEQYFRFPRI, from the exons ATGGCGGCCTCCACTCAGGGAGAAATCAGAGTGGGTTCCGGCCACCAGGTAAACGATGTCTAT GCAAAACTTCCCGATTACGAACcaattgaaaattacaaagaAGTTGATGAACGTGAATTAGAAGAAAAACGATGGAGTCCTGCAATTGTATTAGACGGCGATTTGTTAATGTACTTACGAGCTGCTAGATCTATGGCAGCATTTCAAGGTATGTGTGATGGGGGATCTCCAGAAGACGGATGTATGGCAGCGAGTCGTGATGATACTACAATAAACGCATTTGATGTT CTACATGATTCTGGATATGACCCAGGCAAAGCGTTGCAAGCATTAGTTAAGTGCCCTGTACCAAAGGGAATCGATAAAAAATGGACTGAAgatgaaacaaagaaatttattaaagGTTTGAGACAATTTGGAAAGAACTTTTTCCGAATACACAAGGATTTATTGCCGCACAAAGAAACT CCCGAATTAGTGGAATTTTACTATTTATGGAAGAAAACGCCCGGTGCCAACAATAATCGACCACATAGACGTCGACGGGCAGGTTCACTTCGACGGAATCGAGTGACCCGTGCAAGTAATGCACCAACAAATAAAAAGGAAGAAACTCCTGAACCGACCTCAACAGACACACGACCAGCATCGATAACGAAAGAGGATAATAGCTCATTGACAGAGGACGATGCAAGCGAGTGTGAAAGTGATTCGAGTACGACAAATAAAC GTTCGACATCAAATAATACTGAAATTCTTGGTGACGAGTCTCCATCGAGAATGAGGACTCGCAATAAGCAAGCCAAAGATCAATCCAGTAACAAGCGCCCGAAACGAGGTACTGATACTCCTGATACGGCTAACGATAATCCAAAAACACCCaacaaaaatgacaaaagAAAAAGCACCAATAATAAGCCAGAAACGCCAAAGGCAAAGAAACGTCCCAATATTGACGTGGATGCTGACAATGACACATCCGAGGACAAAGATAAACGTAAACGATGTGAT AGTCCCACTGAAAGCATCAACTCTGACAGTCGACCAGAATCTGTCATTGATGATCAGGAGAATACGAGTGAGCCTCCAGAGAGCTCTCTATCTGTTCATGTACCTAAAGATTCAGAAGAAAAACTGGAAGATCCTCTGTCCATAGCCATTATGGAACCACTCTCATGCGTCAGCAGCAATGAAAAGGACGAAGAAGTGGAAGAAGAATCGAATCAAGAACCTTCAATCGTTGATCCGAGCAGTGAACAAGCTGAACCAGATCCAGTTGTAGACGATAATGCAGAGGTGAAAGTCGAAACCAAGTTACcgaacgaagaagaagaagaggaaCAGAACACTGTGCCAACGGAAAATATCCCGGTAACGGGTTCCAGTCAACCAGAAGAGACGTTTGCACCACAACCAAATCCAGCGACTACGGCAGTTACTTCTGTTATAAATGCTGCAGTTTCTCCCAGCTCATTTGCTGCTAAGGAAGAGGAAATGGTTTCCGCTATAGCGAATATCAAGCAGGAAACGACCTCAGCTACCACAGGAGCTGTAAACTATGCTTCTAAAGATGTTTTGTACATCAAAAAGGAGCCTGGAGATGATTCTACAGACAATAGCAACAGTAATGAACCGCATGACTTGAAGGTCAAAGTCGAAATAAAGACTGAAAAGAAGCCAGAAGCGTCTGAACAGGAACCGAAATTCGAGGAAGATCACACTGCTGTTGCGAAACCACCATCATTCGAAGGGCATATAAAATACGGAATGACTGATCCTCACATGAAATACGGGATGGAAGCTACGAAGTATGGCGAtccaatgaaattttcacatGAGAATCCGAGCAAATATCCGCCTGATATGACTATGAAGTATCCACCACAAGAGACATTAAAATATAATCCCGATGGAGTGATGAAGTATGACATGAAGCCATACAtggaaaatcctcaaaaataCACGGACGAATCAATGAAACCGTACCCGGAGAATCCAATGAAAATGGAACAGCCACAAGTGCTGAAAGGAGGTCCATATCAAACAGAACCAGCTGACATGAAATATAATCCAGAGAGCCAGCACAAGTATACAATGCCGCCAGAAGCACTGAAGTATGAAAACGACGAAGGGGCCGCAGGTATGAACAAACACTCCTACCCCGAACCACACTCTGCTCATCGATCTCCATACGATCAACCGCAGTCTATGATGAAATTTGGAGAACAAATGTCGAAATTCCATGGAATGCCACCGAGTGCTTCAAATCCACAAGATTTGAAGTATTTACCAGAAATGAAGTACCGCGTTCAAGATGGCTCCGTAAAATCACAATACTCTGCGGACAACTTGATTAAAAGTTCGGCTTATCCCGATCATCTTAGTTCGATGAAATACCCACCGACGGATATCGATAACTCGGCACGGTCCACTCCGAATCAGGATAGTCAGGGAAGTAACAGCAATTTCCAGACACAGCTTCATCCACATGGAAATATTCCGTCGCCACAAACAAGAGCTGGCTCTCCACAAAATCAGTCACCACATTTAAATCAATCTCAATCGACTCCACTGATACTTAGTCATCCTGGTCTCCCCAGTCATCACGGCAGCAGTCATCTACCTTCGAATCATCCATCACTACTATCCTCAAGTGCATCACCAACTGTTACACCTGGTGGCCTTACGCAGCAATCACAACACTTGCATGGAACTGCAAATATGCCTCTTGGCATGTCTAGTGGATTGAATCCAGCGAATCCGTCGATACTTCCCCCAACTAGTACTTCTTCTACACATCCAACGTTGCATCGACCTCACCAAGATATACCATCTCCGCTACATCATCCATTAGTTGGTTTTGGGTCGCATACGTCGAGTAGTCACAATCAGAGCCCATCGGCACCAGCCAACAATTCAAGAAATGAATCAGATCGACTCGAAAGAAGAGATAGCGGACTACATCACCGTGCGTCGCCTGTTGGTGGAATGATTCCTGGGAGCAGTTCGGGATTGCTCACTCATCCAGCGATTCCACATATGCATCTTGGTGGACCGCCGACCGTTCCATCTGTTGCTTTGCCACTATTATCATCGCATCATCCAAGTCATTTGGGGCCACCATTGCTACCTCCAAACTCTTCTGTACCAAATGCTCCATTGCCTCTGATCAGCAGTCATTCTGGAAGTGGTTTGAGCGATGGCCGACATACACCAATTTCTGTTCCGCCATCTTCGACACACGCCCCAACGCCAACCACTGCTAGTTCAGCATTTAGTCGTACAAGTCCAAGTGTTCAGTATGCTTCGTTACCACCTTCGTCTGCTCATCGCACAAGTTCTCCATCACAACCACCGAATAGTTTAACAAGAGGAAGTCCGCTACATTTACCACACCATTCATCTGCATCAGCCTTGTCTGCGGCTGCAGCAGCAGCTGCTGAACGTGATCGTCAAGCTTTAATGCGTCAGCAATCACCACATATGACACCTCCGCCAGTGTCATCATCATCGCTGATAGCAAGTCCATtaagcaaaatgtatggacaGCCGCCAAGATCGTTGGGCGCATCGTCTCCACCACATCACTTGCGACCAGGAGCTTCACCTCCAGTTCTCCGACATCCACAAATGCCTCTTCCACTTCCATTAACTGGAAGTATGCCTACACCAATGGGAATGCATCCAGCACATAATCCTTACTCTCACCATTTGATTCATCCAATGTTCTATCCGCATCAACACAATCCATTCAACGCTCCGTACGCCTCTTATCATCCGTATTCTCCAGCTGGCTATCAATTTATGGCTAGACCGCCACCTCCGAATGCAGCACTTGAAGCGAGTGTCATGTCTCACCATCAAAGTGTTCCACCACGATGTGACGAACCGCCAGCACATGTGGACAAACAAATGTCCATATCCAATTCACCGAGCATTCACAAACAG ATTAAACCTCCAGCACCTAAAACTCCACAGGGAAGTAGTAGCAGCGGAAGTAACAGTGGAGCAGGACCGTATCCGAGTCCACATCAATATTCTCAACCACATCAATTTGCCGAATCGCCATTGTCGGCGGGTAAAACAAGCCACATGGATGCGTTGAGAGCACATGCACATTCGGCTAGTAGCGGACTGAGTCATCATCCAACAGATCCTGTTCATGTCGATATCGAACCAGATCCTGAACCAGAAGTTCCTAGCCCTACACATAACATACAGCGCGGTCCTAGTCCCGATTGTAAGCCGGATGATACAGAATGCCATCGTTCGCAGTCGGCAAT ATTTGTTCGCCGATGTGACCGTGGTGATTACAATTCATGCACACGAACCGATCTCGAGTTCAAGCCTGTTGCAGATTCGAAATTAGCAAGAAAGCGAGAGGAACGGGATCGGAAATTGGCCGAGAAGGAACGTGAACGTCgtcaacagcaacaacagcaaGCTGctcaacagcaacaacaagcTGCAGCTGcccaacagcagcagcagcagcaacaacagcaacaacaacaacagcagcagcaacagcaCCAGCAACAACAGGCCCAACAAGCTGCCGCTCAACAACAAGCTCAACAACAGGCTGCACAACAAGCCAAAATGAAATCGGAAATCAAACCGTATGTCGACACACCAGCATTGAGACAGTTGTCCGAGTATGCTAGACCGCATGGTTTCAG TCCTGTTGAACCGATGGTTCCATATCATCATCCAATGGGGCCAATGTACAGTAGAGAGAG agaATTTGAGGATCTGAAAAATGCTCAAGCTGCAGCTGCTGCGTCTTCGAGACTTGATCCACATTGGATGGAATTTTACAGGATGCG CGGTCTTCATCCATCCCAATTCCCCCTTTATCCGAACCAAGCAGCTATATCTCAACTGGAACGCGAACGACTTGGCATACCTCCTTCACATCATGGACTTGATCCGAACGATCCAATG ATACGATTGGCTGGCGAATTTCACGCCCATTCTCATACTCATTTACATTTGCATTCACAGCAACAGCAAGAAGCAGTCGGATTCCAGCTACCAC CCAACGTACCACCATATCCACGACCGAATATGTTATTGGGGAGGGAACACAATCCGGAAGTTTTGCTGCGTATGTCCTACGCTGATCAATTGCAG GCGGCCGAGTTCCGACAGACGATGGATCGAGCGCATACATTGCACGAACAGTACTTCAG gtTTCCACGTATTTGA